The Solanum pennellii chromosome 7, SPENNV200 DNA segment gggatctcatatcggcctcagcctcccacgtagcaccctcaacaagatgatttctccacaataccttcaatGTGGAAATCTctttgttcctcagccgcttgacctgtctgtctaagatctcaacaggtacctcctcataagacaagtcttcaccaacctacaaaccttcaacaggtaggattgatgctggatcacctaggcacttcttcaacatagagacatgaaagattGGATGGACAGAAGCTAGCTTGGCAGGCAATGCTACTCATAGGCCATCTCACCCACACGCTGTGGGATCTCATATGGACCCATATACCTCGGATTCAACttcccttttctaccaaatctcatcatccctttcataggcgatatcttcaagtaaacctggtcaccaacattaaattctaagggtcgctttctgttgtctgcatatgATTTGTGTCagctgtaagcagtagccaacctatACCTAATCACTCTAACTTTCTCCAAGGCCTCATGAacgatctctggacccaaaatggatgaatctccaacctcgaaccacccaactggggatctacacctcctaccatacaatgcctcaaacggtgccatcccaatgctggagtgataactattattatatgagaactttatcaaaggcagatggtcatcccagtTACCTCTGATGTCAATCACACACACtatcaacatgtcctccaatctCTGAATGGTGTACTATGTCTGACCAtttgtctgaggatgaaaagcagtgcaaAGTTTTACTACGTGCCCAAGCTTTTTTGGAATGATCTCCAGAATTGTGAAGTAAagtgagctcctctatctgaaatgatagacaaaggaatcccatgtcttctcatcaatgtagagtctcacataatcctcggctctgtaagtagacttcatagGGATAAactgggcagacttagtcaatctgtccacaacaacccatatagagtcatgttgcctcctagtcctcggaagaccaaccacgaagtccatattaatggcctccaacttccaagtcggaacttcaataatctgagtcagacaaccaggcttaagatgctctactttaacttgcTGACAgttaggacacttagccacatattctgcaatgtccttcttcataccataccaccaataaatctgcttaagatcataaTACATTTTGATGGAACCTGGATGtaggaatatctggaaccatgggacTCTGCCACAATCCTGGTCCGTAAATCATCCACATTTGGTTcacacagcctgtcctggtgtctaagtatgccatcatctcccaaagcgaaagactcattcatttttaacaacactaagtccttcagctccatcaacacaggatcaagatgcagacccttcttgacttcaactattAGGGATGAATTAGAACTAGGGTGAACTGAAACACCCTCATTAGTAGAGTTAACCAGCCACACACCTAGTCTGGCCAATATGTGTACCTCTTTTGCAAAATCCTTCTTCTCGTCCTCAATGTGGGAtgtactccccatgctcatcctgcgCAGAGCATCAGCCACAACATTacccttacctggatggtagtgcacattcatgtcatagtccttcaatagctCCAACCACCTGCGCTGACGTAGATttaactccctctgtgtgaacacgtacttgagactcttatgatccgtgataacatccacatgcactccatacaaataatgcctctaTACAtgccaactccaagtcatgagtgggataattcttttcatgaaccttgagttgtctataAGCATATGCTATTACCTTACCAGCctacataagaacacaacccaaaccaaccctagattcATCACAATAAACCGTGTAATTCTCACCATACTTAGGTAGAGTAAGCACCGTGGCTGAAGTGAGCCTGTCCTTGAGATTCTtcaaactcttctcacaagtctccgtccattcGAACATGACTTTATTCTTCGTCAAAGCTGTAAGTTGGGAAACGATGGAAGAAAAtccctccacaaacctgcggtagtaaccagccaatccgAGAAAGCTACGGATATCGGTGTGAGTAAGAGGCTTTAGCCGGTTCTTAATAGATTCAGTCTTCCTAGGGTCCACCTCTACGccttgatcggacacaacatgacccaggaaggtcactgatctcagctagaattcacacttgcttaatttggcatacaactgatgccCTCTAATTACCTACAACTTTAGTATCAAATgctgttcatgctcttccttggtcttagagtaaataagaatgtcatcaatgaatactatgacgaaagagtcaaggtcaCGGAcaactctattcataagatccataaatgcagcaggtgcattcgtgagcccaaatgacatgactagaaactcatagtgaccatagcGGGTACGAAAGACTTTCTTTGGggtatctccatccctaaccctaatctGATagtaccctgaacgaagatcaatcttagagaagaaactagacccttgaagttgatcgaacaaatcatctattctaGGGAGTGTacacttattctttatagtgactttgttgagctgtcgctaatcgatacacattctaagggtcccatctttcttctttacaaacaacactgaagcgccccaaggggatatgatcggctgaatgaaacccttatcagtgagatcttttaacttcaacttcaactctttaagTTTTGTTGGAGCCATTCGATAAGGAGGAATACAAAtaggtttagtatcgggttctaagtcgataccaaagtaaATCTCTTGAAGGTGAGGGACTCCAGGCATatcttcaggaaacacatctaggaactcattcatTACGACACTGAGtatatggaaggaatgtcatgatctaaatcattaacactcacaacaTGACAGAATAACCCcatggacatcattttattatccttaagatttgaaatcaagggattaggacgactcgaatTGTACCCATCCCAAACTAACTCTTCTTCATCAGGGAAGAGAAATCTCACCACTCTAGTACGAAAGTCCAAGCAAGCATAAAAACTTTGAAGCAAGTCCATgacaagaataatatcaaagtcatTAATGGGTAATCAATCAAGTTTGCACACATAGTGTTaccacttacaactattgggcaatccttgtataccctatcagttcttacattttctcctaaaggcctagtaaccactataggatcacgtagaacttcaggtagtatttcaaaagtaaggGCAAGCAGAGGATTCACAAAAGAAAACGTAGAACCTGGATCAAGTAGAGCATATACAGAAGTTAAGAATACTTGCCGCATACATGTGACTACATCAGCgaacttctcctgctcctccctgcccttcagggCATAGAATCTAttcctcttgggaggctcgTCTGCTGCTTCACTCTGAGGGTTAGGCCTAGGCtaagcattacctccagcctgacctctTTTCTGTGGACAGTCTCTgaccatgtgtccactcttaccacaaccgtAGCAggccctgtctgcactctccattGTGAGCTCGGCCACACTTAACATAGTTCTTGTTAggacgctgcatctcacctccattgcccctcTTGGGTTCGGGTCTGCCTCttctaggtgttgtactcctcttAGGGTTAGAATTCCCAGAACTCTGTTGTCCCTTCTTGAACCTGTATTACACACGgacgccaaaattgtttctgtggcctccatggctgggaccTAACTGATCTTGAGGCCTAGGCCTCCTAACATCACGAACACCTCTCCTCTTGCAACTGTCCTCTACCTGATGGACATGTACCATTAACCTGGAAAGGTCCAATATGTCGTGGAGCTTCGCAGACCaacactcctcctccaggtcTTCATTGATTCCTATgaggaacctactcatctcatccctgctgttcgagaccagggaagtagcatacctggataattccAACAAAGCTAAGTACTCTCCTCATTCTTGCTATTAAATATTAAGGGAagtaacataccttgatagcttaacaaacttcagggaatactcgcTGACCGTCATAGatccttgtttaaggttgataaactcctcaaccttggcctccctcatatccctggggaagaatc contains these protein-coding regions:
- the LOC107025023 gene encoding uncharacterized protein LOC107025023 yields the protein MESADRACYGCGKSGHMVRDCPQKRGQAGGVEVDPRKTESIKNRLKPLTHTDIRSFLGLAGYYRRFVEGFSSIVSQLTALTKNKVMFEWTETCEKSLKNLKDRLTSATVLTLPKYGENYTVYCDESRRELNLRQRRWLELLKDYDMNVHYHPGKGNVVADALRRMSMGSTSHIEDEKKDFAKEIEELTLLHNSGDHSKKAWARSKTLHCFSSSDKWSDIVHHSEIGGHVDSVCD